The genomic interval AACTCCTGGATACCTTGCCTTGCATATAAAGGATTCAGGATTACGGTCAACTAACAGGACTTCATATAACTGTGATCATGAATCGGTTGCTTAGCTGATGGTTTGTGGCATCTACTAAGAGCTAAGAGGCCAAATATTGCACCCGTTAGGTTTGCGAGAACCGCACACTATCCTATATTTGGGATGTCAGTTTCTTCTATGTACACAATCTCATCAAGCATCTTTACCTTAGCGACAGTTGAGTTGATATCGTCGGTAGCGAAATACGTTATCCAGGTAGCAGGGTTTGACCTACCGAGCGATCTCTGTACGACTCCTGCTATATCAGTATCATCAGCATCTTTGAAGAGTGTATAGCTTCCCATCTGTCCCCTATTAACATTGTTAGCCTTCCAAGCAAACAACTCACTGTAAAACCTCGTTGCAGTCTCAACGTCTTCAGCTATGAGCTCGTCCCATAGAAATGTACCTTTGGGAGAGGGGAAGTTGTGTGGGAACGGAAGTTGTGTATGGGAAAGTGGGAACAGATAACAGCACCTTGCAGATCCTGAAGCACGGCGCTGCGGCCAATCCCTGGAGTGTCGAAGGGCTCCCGATTCACTGCCGTGCCCAGCGCTTTTGCCTTCGCCGTGACTGCATCAACATCTTCAACCATGATATGGGCGACCCAGTGAGAGGGCACATCCTGTCCGGAGTCAACGGAGCCTCCGTGCGCCTCACCGTTAGCCAGAATCAAGGGATAGTCAGCCTCACTGGATTTCCAGACAAAATCAAGGGCATGCTCAATCTGGTACGTCCAACCGAGCAATTCAGCATAGAAGTCCGTCACCCTAGTCACATCATTGGTTAGCAGGTCATGCCACACAACATGGCAAATTGCCGTTTTGATGGACATGTTTGTTACCTCATTAGATCAACGATGCTGAGCAAGGCTTGGCTTATGAGGGCTTATGGGGCAGACGAAATAAGCTACGCATCAGGAGACAGGAGTCAGGCTCGGTGTTTTGAGAAGGAGTTGTAAATGGTAATATTTGTAGATGAGATCGCATCACAGTTGTTAGGTCAAGAAATCAAGGTCGCGATCGCGAATATAGCCCACCATCATCGGACTAATGGTGGTTAGAGTCGTTACGAATGAAACAATAAGAATTTGCCCTATGCTGAGCTGAGCGAATAGCTGAGATAACGGTTCTGACTGACCGAGATTAAACTGTCTCAGAGCAATGTAAGTGGTGTTGCACGTCAACGATGTCCAAAAGTCAAAGGCGATCGCAAATATCCACGTCAACTGAAGTAAGGCAACCTCAACCCGCTTCACCCGCCTGCGCTCCCAAATAGATTTTGTGGAGAAGTTAAACGCCCCTACTGTCAACGTGCCAACTAGACTGAGACCCAGCGCAATAAAGCCAGCACTCCCCAGAATGATAAGGCTGCCTAAAAACGTAGTCAGCAGATCCCAAACCATGCTGAGGCGAAAAGCACTGATCAGCACCAGCCGCCGCATGCTGATATCAATCGATTGAGGCTTTGATTTAGGGTTTGATTTAGGGTTTGAATCATATCTCATTACCTTATGTCCTCCCCAATCAATCGTGGTGAAGACACCGATTTGGCTATCCTCACAGTACTTTACGAAATTGAGGAACTTGTGAGGAGTAGAGTTTCAGACTGAAACAACAACTAGTTGAGTTAACACAACGGCTATTAGACCTAGCCCTAATGCGGTGAGCAAAATTGTGCCGCACCAGCGAGCGAGCTTCCAGCCTCCAATGAGAGCAACGATGCTCGCTTTCGTCAGGGTATTGACAGCCACCGCAATCAAAATGCCGAAGGTTGCGATCGTCTCTGAGAGCCCACTCTTGGCAGATGCCGCTAAAGAAAGGCTGACCGCATCCACATCTGCAATCCCTGAAATCGCCGATAACAGATAAATTCCAGCTCCCCCCAGCCAAGCTTCGGTTACTCGCACAAGCACAAATAAGACTGTTAATAAAAAGCCATAGATGAGAGCTGACCTTAAATCGATAGGGTTTTTGAGGGTAACGGCAGTTCGTGT from Leptolyngbya sp. SIO1E4 carries:
- a CDS encoding VOC family protein, with amino-acid sequence MSIKTAICHVVWHDLLTNDVTRVTDFYAELLGWTYQIEHALDFVWKSSEADYPLILANGEAHGGSVDSGQDVPSHWVAHIMVEDVDAVTAKAKALGTAVNREPFDTPGIGRSAVLQDLQGAVICSHFPIHNFRSHTTSPLPKVHFYGTSS